The Alicyclobacillus vulcanalis DNA segment GTGATCGATCACCACCGCATCGCGAACTTCGAGACGGCGGATCCGCTTTACTATCGGGCTGAGCCGGTCGGCTGCACGGCCACCATTCTGAACAAGTTGTACAAGGAGAAAAACGTGGCCATCCCGCGCCATGTGGCGGGCATCATGGTCTCGGCCATCATCTCGGACACGCTTTTGCTCAAGTCCCCCACGTGCACGGACGAAGACGTGAAGGCCGCGCGCGAACTGGCTGAGGTGGCGGGCGTGAAGCTCGAAGAGTACGGGCTTCAGATGCTCAAGGCCGGCGCGGACCTGAGCCAGAAGACCGTGGAGGAGCTCCTCACGCTGGATGCGAAGGAGTTCCAAATGGGGAGTCACAAGGTCGAAATCGCGCAGGTCAACGCGGTGGACGTCAACGACGTCCTGGCGAAGAAGAGCGACATCCTTCAGGCCATGGAGAAGAAGATCGCCGACAAGGGGCTGGACCTGTTCTTCTTTGTCGTGACCGACATCCTGAATAACGACTCCGTGGGTCTCGCGCTCGGCTCCGCGTCCGCTGCCGTCGAACAAGCGTACGGCGTGAAGCTGGAGGACCACCAGGCGCTTCTCAAGGGCGTGGTGTCCCGGAAAAAGCAGATCGTGCCGGTGTTGACCGAGGTCTTGTCGAAGTGAACCCGGCGTAAGCTGAGCTTGGGATTCGAAAATTGGATGGCTGCCATGTGGCGGCGCGTTTGCGAGGTTCAGACTGGAAACCTGCCGTGCCTGTGAGGGTGCGGCTTTTCTTTTTGGAGATGACAACATGACCCATGTGCTCCATGTGCTGAGTGATCGATCTCGGCAGGCGGCTGTGCCGCTCGAGGAAGCGCTCTGGCTCGCAGCAGAGGGCGGCGCAGACGTCCTTCAAGTCCGGGAGAAGAAGGCCCCTGCGCTCGCCGTGTATGAGATGACGCGCTCCCTTCTCTCGCGGATCCGCGACGGCGGGCTGGCAACCAGCGTGTTGGTGAACGATCGCGTCGACGTTGCCCTGGCGGCGGGGGCAAACGGTGTGCATCTCGCCGCGAAGTCGCTGCCCGTCGGCGCGGTGCGCGACCTGTTGGCCGCGGTGCAGAAGCCGCTTGTCATCGGATGCTCGGTGCACTCGCTCGAGGAGGCGCTCGCCGCAGAGGCCGCGGGCGCGGACTACGTCACGTTTGGCCATGTGTTTCCGACCGCGAGCCATCCCGGCTTGCCGCCAAAGGGCGTGCGTGAACTGGCGCGGGTCGTCGAGGCGCTCTCCATCCCGGTCGTGGCCATCGGCGGGATCGATGCGGCCAACGTGGCCGAGGTGTTGGCTGCGGGCGCGAGCGGCGTGGCCGTGATTGGCGCAGTCGTGGAGTCGCCGGATCCGCGCGGGGCGGCAGCGCGGATCAAGGAGGCGATGGCACGGTGCCAGGCGCCGCCGAAGGTGACATTTCCAGCTGTGAGGGGAGAAATGCCGCATGCAGGGCTATGACGTCGTGGTGGTCGGGGGCGGCGCCATCGGAATGGCGGCAGCGCGGGAGATGGCGCGCGCCGGGCTGCGTGTGGCCGTGATCGACCGAGGGCAGCTGGGCGGAGAGGCCTCGGGCGCGGCCGCCGGGATGCTCGGGGCGCAGCTCGAGGCGCACGGGCCAGACGCGTTTTACCAACTGTGCCGCGCGAGCCGGGCGATGTATCCGGTCTTTGCCGAAGAGCTGCGCGAGGAGACCGGGGTCGACATCGAGTGGGTGGAGAATGGCATTTTACAGCTTGCCCGGTCGGAGGGCCAAGCGATGGCGCTGCGGGAGCGCATGCGCTGGCAGCGGGAGGCCGAGGACGAGGCCGTGTGGCTCGAACCCGATGATCTGCGTGCGTTCCAGGCGAGTGTCGCTGCGGATGCGTGGGGCGCGCTCTACCTGCCCCGCGACGGAAACGTGTACGTGCCGCGGCTCGTCGCCGCACTTCGCGCCAGCGTGGCGCAGACGTGCGCGGTCTTCGAGGGCGAGGAGGTCTTGCGCATCCATCGCGACGGCGCCGTTTGGTGCATCCGCGGGGCGCGGGGGACGTACGCCGCAGATCATGTCGTCGTGGCCGCGGGCGCATGGGCTTCGCGGCTGTTGCTTCCGCTCGGTGCGCGGGTT contains these protein-coding regions:
- a CDS encoding manganese-dependent inorganic pyrophosphatase, translating into MAKRLIFGHRNPDTDAITSAIAYAHLKRELGEDVEPVALGEPNPETQFVLQHFGVPAPRVIESVASEVSEVILVDHNERQQSAPDVDQVKVVEVIDHHRIANFETADPLYYRAEPVGCTATILNKLYKEKNVAIPRHVAGIMVSAIISDTLLLKSPTCTDEDVKAARELAEVAGVKLEEYGLQMLKAGADLSQKTVEELLTLDAKEFQMGSHKVEIAQVNAVDVNDVLAKKSDILQAMEKKIADKGLDLFFFVVTDILNNDSVGLALGSASAAVEQAYGVKLEDHQALLKGVVSRKKQIVPVLTEVLSK
- a CDS encoding thiamine phosphate synthase, coding for MTHVLHVLSDRSRQAAVPLEEALWLAAEGGADVLQVREKKAPALAVYEMTRSLLSRIRDGGLATSVLVNDRVDVALAAGANGVHLAAKSLPVGAVRDLLAAVQKPLVIGCSVHSLEEALAAEAAGADYVTFGHVFPTASHPGLPPKGVRELARVVEALSIPVVAIGGIDAANVAEVLAAGASGVAVIGAVVESPDPRGAAARIKEAMARCQAPPKVTFPAVRGEMPHAGL
- the thiO gene encoding glycine oxidase ThiO, which encodes MQGYDVVVVGGGAIGMAAAREMARAGLRVAVIDRGQLGGEASGAAAGMLGAQLEAHGPDAFYQLCRASRAMYPVFAEELREETGVDIEWVENGILQLARSEGQAMALRERMRWQREAEDEAVWLEPDDLRAFQASVAADAWGALYLPRDGNVYVPRLVAALRASVAQTCAVFEGEEVLRIHRDGAVWCIRGARGTYAADHVVVAAGAWASRLLLPLGARVEVRPVKGQMLAVRPVQGALLRHTVYDAGTYLVPKRDGTVVIGATEEPDAGYDKRNTLDALAALAARALDAVPGLRGAEWLRAWSGLRPRIAGEQANPVIGPWPGAPGLTLAVGHFRNGVLLAPITGRMVTAAVLGREPEEAWRPFWPSAQTTAFGGDTRAGAAQR